A genome region from Coffea arabica cultivar ET-39 chromosome 7e, Coffea Arabica ET-39 HiFi, whole genome shotgun sequence includes the following:
- the LOC113722902 gene encoding small ribosomal subunit protein bS21c isoform X2, whose product MAAAASSIANLLSFFAPSSKPPALLKLPQPSHLFIPTCSTKDGLALAAATRLENQQYLPLSSSTDNDLNNGLMSVVCPSLAYANTLFFRSAYNVQVLVDENEPEEKLLNRFRREVMRAGVIQECRRRRFFENKQDEKKRKSREAAKRNRRRFLMLASTCLHFCIYVGQSKYG is encoded by the exons ATGGCTGCTGCAGCCTCATCCATAGCAAACCTCCTCTCCTTCTTCGCTCCCTCATCAAAACCTCCAGCTCTGCTCAAATTGCCACAGCCGTCCCACCTCTTCATTCCCACTTGCTCCACCAAGGATGGGttggctttggccgccgccacCCGACTTGAAAACCAGCAGTACCTGCCCCTGTCATCGTCGACTGATAATGATCTTAATAATGGGCTGATGTCGGTGGTTTGCCCGTCTCTTGCTTATGCTAACACGCTCTTCTTTAGATCGGCTTACAACGTTCAGGTGCTTGTGGATGAGAACGAGCCGGAAGAGAAGCTCCTGAACAGGTTCCGGAGAGAGGTGATGAGGGCCGGCGTGATTCAAGAATGCAGGCGCAGAAGGTTCTTTGAGAACAAGCAGGACGAGAAAAAGCGCAAGTCTCGCGAGGCCGCCAAGCGCAATCGCCGAAG GTTCTTGATGCTAGCTTCTACCTGCTTACATTTCTGCATATATGTTGGTCAATCCAAGTATGGATGA
- the LOC113722902 gene encoding small ribosomal subunit protein bS21c isoform X1: protein MAAAASSIANLLSFFAPSSKPPALLKLPQPSHLFIPTCSTKDGLALAAATRLENQQYLPLSSSTDNDLNNGLMSVVCPSLAYANTLFFRSAYNVQVLVDENEPEEKLLNRFRREVMRAGVIQECRRRRFFENKQDEKKRKSREAAKRNRRRRPQSRGSFQDRQETSKNSKQDEDEDNWELPDGDLPY from the exons ATGGCTGCTGCAGCCTCATCCATAGCAAACCTCCTCTCCTTCTTCGCTCCCTCATCAAAACCTCCAGCTCTGCTCAAATTGCCACAGCCGTCCCACCTCTTCATTCCCACTTGCTCCACCAAGGATGGGttggctttggccgccgccacCCGACTTGAAAACCAGCAGTACCTGCCCCTGTCATCGTCGACTGATAATGATCTTAATAATGGGCTGATGTCGGTGGTTTGCCCGTCTCTTGCTTATGCTAACACGCTCTTCTTTAGATCGGCTTACAACGTTCAGGTGCTTGTGGATGAGAACGAGCCGGAAGAGAAGCTCCTGAACAGGTTCCGGAGAGAGGTGATGAGGGCCGGCGTGATTCAAGAATGCAGGCGCAGAAGGTTCTTTGAGAACAAGCAGGACGAGAAAAAGCGCAAGTCTCGCGAGGCCGCCAAGCGCAATCGCCGAAG ACGCCCCCAGTCGCGAGGCAGTTTTCAAGACAGGCAGGAGACCTCTAAGAATAGTAAGCAAGATGAAGACGAAGATAACTGGGAACTTCCTGATGGAGACCTTCCCTATTGA
- the LOC113722903 gene encoding chloride channel protein CLC-b — protein MEDSNQFAAAAATNDVDGQAQNQERDPESNSLHQPLLKRNRTLSSNPLAVVGAKVSYIESLDYEINENDLFKHDWRSRAQVQVLQYVFLKWTLAFLVGLLTGVIATLINLAVENIAGYKLLKVIDYINNKRYLMGFLFFAGTNFLLTLLAAVLCVFFAPTAAGPGIPEIKAYLNGVDTPNMYGATTLIVKIIGSIGAVAAGLDLGKEGPLVHIGSCIASLLGQGGPDNYRIKWRWLRYFNNDRDRRDLITCGSSSGVCAAFRAPVGGVLFALEEVATWWRSALLWRSFFSTAVVVVVLRAFMEYCKSRYCGLFGKGGLIMFDVSEVSVRYHIVDLIPIAVIGIIGGLLGSLYNHVLHKVLRLYSLINEKGKLHKLLLSLGVSIFTSVCVYGLPFLASCRPCDPSIQETSCPTNGGAGNFKQFNCPNGQYNDLATLLLTTNDDAVRNIFSTSTSSEFHIFTLTIFFVLYCILGLITFGIAVPSGLFLPIILMGAAYGRMLGVAMGPYTQIDQGLYAVLGAASLMAGSMRMTVSLCVIFLELTNNLLLLPMTMLVLLIAKTVGDCFNPSIYEIILELKGLPFLDANPEPWMRNITVGELADVKPPVVTLHGIEKVGYIVEVLRNTTHNGFPVVDEGVMAPVGTQTGATELVGLVLRAHLLLVLKRKWFLPERRRTEEWEVREKFTWVDLAERWGKIDDVTVTKDEMEMYVDLHPITNTTPYTVLESMSAAKAMVLFRQVGLRHMIIIPKYQASGVSPVVGILTRQDLRAHNILSAFPHLAKSKGKKGH, from the exons ATGGAGGACTCCAACCAATTTGCTGCAGCAGCGGCGACCAACGACGTAGACGGACAAGCACAAAACCAGGAAAGAGATCCAGAGAGCAACTCACTTCATCAACCTCTCCTCAAGAGAAACAGAACGCTTTCCTCCAATCCACTAGCTGTGGTTGGAGCCAAAGTTTCTTACATAGAGAGTCTAGACTACGA GATCAACGAAAATGATCTCTTCAAGCATGACTGGAGAAGCAGAGCCCAAGTACAGGTGTTGCAGTATGTCTTCTTGAAATGGACCTTGGCATTCCTAGTTGGTCTTCTAACCGGAGTAATAGCCACCCTCATCAATCTAGCTGTGGAAAATATTGCAGGCTACAAACTTCTCAAAGTGATCGACTACATCAATAATAAAAG GTACCTAATGGGTTTCCTATTCTTTGCCGGGACTAATTTTCTTCTTACGCTTCTAGCCGCTGTTCTCTGCGTGTTCTTTGCTCCTACTGCAGCAGGCCCTGGGATACCTGAAATTAAAGCTTATCTAAATGGGGTTGACACTCCAAATATGTATGGCGCTACTACATTAATTGTCAAG ATCATTGGAAGCATAGGAGCTGTTGCTGCAGGCTTAGATCTAGGCAAAGAGGGCCCTTTGGTGCACATTGGAAGCTGCATTGCTTCCTTACTAGGACAAGGTGGACCGGACAATTACCGGATAAAATGGCGCTGGCTTCGTTACTTTAATAACGACAGGGACAGGCGAGATCTCATCACCTGCGGGTCCTCTTCAGGTGTCTGTGCTGCTTTCCGAGCACCAGTTGGCGGCGTCCTCTTTGCTCTCGAGGAGGTTGCAACATGGTGGAGAAGTGCCCTCCTATGGAGATCTTTTTTCAGCACTGCAGTCGTGGTGGTGGTGCTCAGAGCCTTCATGGAATACTGCAAATCCAGATACTGTGGACTTTTTGGAAAAGGAGGTCTAATCATGTTTGATGTAAGTGAAGTTTCTGTGAGGTATCACATCGTAGATCTCATTCCTATTGCTGTCATTGGCATAATTGGAGGACTGCTTGGAAGCCTCTACAACCATGTTCTCCATAAGGTCCTCCGGCTTTACAGTCTTATAAATGA GAAAGGAAAACTACATAAACTTCTACTAAGCCTTGGTGTCTCTATCTTCACCTCTGTATGCGTATATGGACTACCATTCCTTGCTAGTTGCCGACCTTGTGATCCCTCCATTCAAGAGACTTCCTGCCCCACAAATGGAGGAGCAGGAAACTTCAAGCAATTCAACTGCCCAAATGGACAGTATAATGACCTAGCCACTCTTCTCCTCACAACCAATGATGATGCTGTTCGCAACATTTTCTCCACAAGCACCTCCTCAGAGTTCCATATCTTTACCCTCACTATCTTCTTTGTTCTATATTGCATTCTAGGGCTCATAACCTTTGGAATTGCCGTTCCATCTGGTCTTTTCCTTCCAATTATCCTCATGGGTGCTGCTTATGGTCGTATGCTTGGCGTTGCCATGGGCCCATACACACAAATTGACCAAGGGCTCTATGCCGTTCTAGGTGCAGCCTCTCTAATGGCTGGTTCAATGAGGATGACAGTTTCGCTCTGTGTCATCTTTCTTGAGCTGACCAACAACCTTCTCCTGCTACCCATGACAATGCTCGTTCTTCTAATTGCCAAAACAGTTGGAGACTGCTTCAACCCAAGCATATACGAGATAATACTAGAATTAAAAGGTCTACCTTTCTTAGATGCAAATCCAGAACCATGGATGAGAAATATAACTGTTGGGGAACTAGCTGATGTCAAGCCGCCAGTTGTTACTCTTCATGGGATCGAGAAAGTTGGCTACATTGTAGAAGTCCTCAGGAACACCACACACAATGGGTTCCCCGTTGTAGATGAAGGGGTAATGGCACCAGTTGGGACACAAACTGGAGCAACTGAACTGGTAGGATTAGTCCTGCGAGCTCACCTTCTGTTAGTGCTGAAAAGGAAGTGGTTCCTGCCAGAAAGACGGAGGACAGAGGAGTGGGAAGTGAGAGAGAAATTCACCTGGGTTGATTTGGCTGAAAGGTGGGGTAAGATTGATGACGTGACTGTAACAAAGGATGAAATGGAGATGTATGTTGACTTGCATCCCATAACAAATACCACACCCTATACGGTGTTAGAAAGCATGTCAGCAGCAAAAGCAATGGTGCTGTTCAGGCAAGTGGGGCTCCGGCACATGATCATCATACCAAAGTATCAAGCATCCGGG GTTTCTCCTGTGGTGGGAATATTGACCAGGCAAGACCTGAGAGCCCACAATATTTTGAGTGCTTTCCCTCATCTAGCAAAGTCAAAGGGGAAAAAGGGACACTAA